In a genomic window of [Empedobacter] haloabium:
- a CDS encoding acyl carrier protein gives MSQENKGGLFGFFRKGGKEVESNEPLSEEVIRQWLVKRLAKQVKVDPSEIDTAKKFELYGLDSIVAVQVSGDLEKLVEQRLSPALLFEHPSIDELSAHLATELGLNATA, from the coding sequence ATGTCTCAAGAAAACAAGGGAGGCCTGTTCGGCTTCTTCCGCAAAGGCGGGAAGGAAGTGGAAAGCAATGAGCCGCTGAGCGAGGAAGTCATCCGCCAATGGCTGGTCAAGCGCCTGGCCAAGCAGGTCAAGGTCGATCCGAGCGAGATCGACACGGCCAAGAAATTCGAACTGTACGGCCTCGATTCGATCGTGGCGGTGCAGGTTTCCGGCGACCTGGAAAAACTGGTCGAGCAGCGCCTGTCGCCGGCGCTGCTGTTCGAGCACCCAAGCATCGATGAGCTGAGCGCTCACCTGGCCACGGAACTCGGACTCAACGCAACCGCCTAA
- the lptB gene encoding LPS export ABC transporter ATP-binding protein produces MADLNTATATGTGGSTLIVRGLQKSYGKRQVVHDVSLQVACGEVVGLLGPNGAGKTTSFYMIVGLVASDAGTIDISGTDISSLPIHKRANLGLSYLPQEASVFRKLTVEENIRAVLEIQKVDGRALTKAQIDERLDTLLADLQIEKLRQNTALSLSGGERRRVEIARALATNPRFVLLDEPFAGVDPIAVIEIQRIVRFLKERGIGVLITDHNVRETLGICDRAYIINQGSVLASGRPDDIIADESVRRVYLGEHFRM; encoded by the coding sequence ATGGCGGACCTGAACACGGCGACGGCAACCGGTACCGGCGGCAGCACGCTGATCGTGCGCGGCCTGCAGAAGAGCTACGGCAAGCGCCAGGTGGTGCACGACGTCTCGCTGCAGGTGGCCTGCGGCGAGGTGGTCGGACTGCTGGGACCGAACGGCGCGGGCAAGACGACGTCGTTCTACATGATCGTCGGCCTGGTCGCCTCCGACGCGGGCACCATCGACATCAGCGGCACCGACATCTCCAGCCTGCCGATCCACAAGCGCGCCAACCTGGGGCTGTCGTACCTGCCGCAGGAAGCCTCGGTGTTCCGCAAGCTGACGGTGGAGGAGAACATCCGCGCCGTGCTGGAGATCCAGAAGGTCGATGGCCGTGCGCTGACGAAGGCGCAGATCGACGAGCGCCTGGACACGCTGCTGGCCGACCTGCAGATCGAGAAGCTGCGCCAGAACACGGCGCTGTCGCTGTCCGGCGGCGAGCGCCGGCGCGTCGAGATCGCGCGCGCGCTGGCCACCAATCCCCGCTTCGTGCTGCTGGACGAGCCGTTTGCCGGCGTCGATCCGATCGCCGTCATCGAGATCCAGCGCATCGTGCGCTTCCTGAAGGAGCGCGGCATCGGCGTCCTGATCACCGACCACAATGTGCGCGAAACGCTGGGCATCTGCGACCGCGCGTATATCATCAACCAGGGCAGCGTCCTGGCGTCCGGACGGCCGGACGACATCATCGCCGACGAGTCGGTGCGTCGTGTCTATCTTGGTGAACACTTCCGTATGTGA
- the lptA gene encoding lipopolysaccharide transport periplasmic protein LptA: protein MKKLILAAVLLLGATGYAAAEKADSYQKTVIDYRSLDIDDVKQIYTFTGDVVLTRGTLLMKADKAVVTYTPDGYQLATLTGGARKVSFRQKRDGEGDQWMEGEAERMEYDEKAELVKLYSKAKIRRLEGKKPSDEVEGEFISYDSRKEFFSVRNTNTGDNKPGAGRGTMVIQPKRTQPEAAPAAEK, encoded by the coding sequence ATGAAGAAACTCATACTGGCGGCGGTATTGCTGCTGGGCGCAACGGGTTATGCCGCGGCCGAGAAGGCCGACTCGTACCAGAAGACGGTGATCGACTACCGTTCGCTCGACATCGACGACGTCAAGCAGATCTACACCTTCACCGGCGACGTCGTGCTCACGCGCGGCACGCTGCTGATGAAGGCCGACAAGGCCGTCGTCACCTATACGCCGGACGGCTACCAGCTGGCGACCCTGACGGGCGGCGCGCGCAAGGTATCGTTCCGCCAGAAGCGCGACGGCGAAGGCGACCAGTGGATGGAAGGCGAGGCCGAACGGATGGAATACGACGAGAAGGCCGAGCTGGTGAAACTGTACTCGAAGGCCAAGATCCGCCGCCTGGAAGGCAAGAAGCCCAGCGACGAGGTCGAGGGCGAGTTCATCTCCTACGACAGCCGCAAGGAATTCTTCAGCGTGCGCAATACCAATACCGGCGACAACAAGCCGGGCGCCGGCCGCGGCACGATGGTGATCCAGCCCAAGCGCACGCAGCCCGAGGCCGCGCCGGCGGCGGAGAAATAA
- the raiA gene encoding ribosome-associated translation inhibitor RaiA produces the protein MNLTISGHHIDVTPAIREYVQNKLERVKRHFDQVIDVAVILTVDNLTEKEKRQKAEINLRMSGKTIFVESMAQDLYAAIDTLIDKLDRSVMKYKDKVQNHNHDSIKHLSESDVPAA, from the coding sequence ATGAATCTCACCATCAGTGGACATCATATCGACGTCACCCCAGCGATCCGCGAATACGTGCAGAACAAGCTGGAGCGCGTCAAACGACATTTCGATCAAGTGATCGACGTCGCTGTCATCCTGACTGTAGATAACCTCACCGAGAAAGAGAAACGCCAGAAAGCAGAGATCAACCTGCGCATGTCGGGCAAGACCATATTTGTAGAGAGCATGGCACAGGACCTGTACGCGGCCATCGATACGCTGATCGATAAGCTGGACCGCTCGGTCATGAAATACAAGGACAAGGTGCAGAATCACAACCATGATTCGATCAAGCATCTGTCCGAAAGCGATGTACCCGCTGCATAA
- a CDS encoding fatty acyl-AMP ligase, whose amino-acid sequence MTSSSSISTAVSATTATAPVHAQDVDMDAVLRRRATATPDEVAMRFLRNGEDDVVDLTYRQLDQRAARLAHQLRQQLTPGARVLLVLEPGLNYVTALFAIFKAGATAVPSFPPVGTRAVSRFASICNDCGAELVIAEGSLRASEERLNAALSAQGKVPAWLFAGADFFEALDAQSEVAQGAPNADPEFPALLQYTSGSTGDPKGVILSAANLISNSRVLDIRMGTAEKHVGFTWLPPYHDMGLMGALLLSVYSGFTLVMMTPAHFVQRPLRWLKGLSKYRVTSSVGPNFALDLCVDTITDEEVDGLDLSSLKLLFCGAEPVRQATLDRFAEKFGPAGFSSTAYVPCYGLAEATLFISGKADCSAVPHRILLDQASLAAGVIAPATLDAPATAIISCGTVATDHVMMIVDPETREPMPEGTVGEIWFKGASVAQGYLNKPEVSDEVFRAHLARDAQDGPYLRTGDLGFMMDGELYITGRIKDVIIFAGRNLYPQDIEAVAQACHPAIRTNGVAAFAVTRDDKEHLVVVAEILRSAKLNAEDLENVEDAIAAAITLSHGVAPHTVHLAPVSTIPLTTSGKVRRSACRDAFNAGALALVKPRPTPAAAAEADTSTLLPQE is encoded by the coding sequence ATGACTTCCAGCTCGAGCATCAGTACAGCGGTAAGCGCGACGACGGCGACCGCACCGGTCCACGCCCAGGACGTCGACATGGACGCGGTCCTGCGCCGGCGCGCCACGGCGACGCCGGACGAGGTGGCCATGCGCTTCCTGAGAAACGGTGAAGACGACGTCGTCGACCTGACCTATCGTCAGCTCGACCAGCGCGCCGCCCGCCTGGCCCACCAGCTGCGCCAGCAGCTGACACCGGGTGCACGCGTGCTGCTGGTGCTGGAGCCGGGCCTGAACTATGTCACCGCGCTGTTCGCCATCTTCAAGGCGGGCGCCACGGCGGTGCCGTCGTTCCCGCCGGTCGGCACCCGTGCCGTGTCGCGCTTCGCCAGCATCTGCAACGACTGCGGCGCAGAGCTGGTGATCGCCGAAGGCAGCCTGCGCGCTTCCGAAGAGCGCCTGAACGCCGCGCTGTCCGCCCAGGGCAAGGTGCCGGCATGGCTGTTCGCCGGTGCCGACTTCTTCGAGGCGCTCGACGCGCAGTCGGAAGTGGCGCAGGGCGCACCCAATGCCGACCCGGAGTTTCCGGCGCTGCTGCAATACACGTCCGGTTCCACCGGCGATCCGAAGGGCGTGATCCTGTCCGCCGCTAACCTGATCAGCAACAGCCGCGTGCTGGACATCCGCATGGGCACGGCCGAAAAACACGTGGGTTTCACGTGGCTGCCGCCGTACCACGACATGGGCCTGATGGGCGCGCTGCTGCTGTCCGTGTACAGCGGCTTCACCCTGGTGATGATGACGCCGGCCCATTTCGTGCAGCGGCCGCTGCGCTGGTTGAAAGGGCTGTCGAAGTACCGCGTCACCAGCTCGGTCGGTCCCAATTTCGCGCTCGACCTGTGCGTCGACACGATCACGGACGAGGAGGTCGACGGTCTCGACCTGAGCAGCCTGAAGCTGCTGTTCTGCGGCGCCGAGCCGGTGCGGCAGGCCACGCTGGACCGCTTCGCGGAGAAGTTCGGCCCGGCCGGTTTCTCCAGCACCGCCTACGTGCCGTGCTACGGCCTGGCCGAGGCCACGCTGTTCATCTCGGGCAAGGCCGACTGCAGCGCGGTGCCGCACCGCATCCTGCTGGACCAGGCCTCGTTGGCCGCCGGCGTGATCGCGCCCGCCACGCTGGACGCGCCCGCCACGGCGATCATCAGCTGCGGTACGGTAGCCACCGATCACGTGATGATGATCGTCGACCCGGAAACGCGCGAGCCCATGCCGGAGGGCACGGTGGGCGAGATCTGGTTCAAGGGCGCCAGCGTGGCGCAAGGCTACCTGAACAAGCCGGAGGTCAGCGACGAAGTGTTCCGCGCCCACCTCGCGCGCGACGCGCAGGATGGTCCGTACCTGCGCACGGGCGACCTGGGCTTCATGATGGACGGCGAGCTGTATATCACCGGCCGCATCAAGGACGTCATCATCTTCGCCGGCCGCAACCTGTACCCGCAGGACATCGAGGCGGTGGCGCAGGCCTGCCATCCGGCCATCCGCACCAATGGCGTGGCGGCCTTCGCCGTGACGCGCGACGACAAGGAGCACCTGGTCGTGGTGGCGGAGATCCTGCGCTCGGCCAAGCTGAACGCCGAGGACCTGGAAAACGTCGAGGATGCGATCGCCGCCGCCATCACGCTGAGCCACGGCGTGGCGCCGCACACGGTGCACCTGGCGCCGGTCTCGACGATCCCGCTGACGACCAGTGGCAAGGTGCGCCGCAGTGCCTGCCGCGACGCCTTCAACGCGGGCGCGCTGGCCCTCGTCAAGCCCCGGCCCACGCCGGCGGCGGCCGCCGAAGCGGACACCAGCACCCTCTTGCCACAGGAGTAA
- a CDS encoding fatty acid desaturase has product MPSAKSYPSSPGPDFEAFLDKSKTLEGERLAEAIPKAYFEPRVWRGLLGFFVSYALYIGAIVGVAYAPHWGFYLPLYVIAGLGGWGLHCIAHDCGHNSFSRNKTLNIVIGHLSLLPLLYPFYSWKHVHNLHHFHTNSLEMDTDWRPIPREMYKRMSLGQRFVYMGTRTWLFWAGTINYWIVSGFRPGFFPKKDMRSDVRRSIAFVVLASIVYFGALIYFTGLMGFFLLFFLPWIAIHTWFSMTTLMHHTSADIPFLTSEHWSTNASRMLVTTDYRYPQWLLFLTHNITIHTAHHVAPVVPFYNLQKAQAALKEAYPGMIREKNFSFGDLWWVIRNCHFYDLDSGYYTDSAERRAVVPRTASSVPNT; this is encoded by the coding sequence ATGCCGTCCGCAAAAAGCTACCCATCATCGCCGGGGCCCGACTTCGAGGCGTTCCTGGACAAGAGCAAGACGCTCGAAGGCGAACGCCTGGCCGAAGCGATCCCGAAAGCGTATTTCGAACCGCGCGTCTGGCGCGGCCTGCTGGGCTTCTTCGTCAGCTACGCGCTCTACATCGGCGCCATCGTCGGCGTCGCCTATGCGCCGCACTGGGGCTTCTACCTGCCCCTGTACGTTATCGCCGGGTTGGGCGGCTGGGGGCTGCATTGCATCGCCCACGACTGCGGGCACAACTCGTTCTCGCGCAACAAGACGCTGAATATCGTCATCGGCCACCTGTCGCTGCTGCCGCTCTTGTATCCGTTCTATTCGTGGAAGCACGTGCACAACCTGCACCACTTCCATACCAACAGCCTGGAGATGGATACCGACTGGCGGCCGATCCCGCGCGAGATGTACAAGCGCATGTCGCTGGGCCAGCGCTTCGTCTACATGGGCACCCGCACCTGGCTGTTCTGGGCCGGTACGATCAATTACTGGATCGTGTCGGGCTTCCGTCCCGGCTTCTTCCCGAAGAAGGACATGCGCAGCGACGTGCGGCGTTCGATCGCGTTCGTGGTGCTGGCCTCGATCGTCTACTTCGGCGCGCTGATCTATTTCACGGGCCTGATGGGCTTCTTCCTGCTGTTCTTCCTGCCGTGGATCGCCATCCACACCTGGTTCAGCATGACGACCTTGATGCACCATACGTCGGCCGACATCCCGTTCCTGACGTCGGAGCACTGGAGCACCAACGCCAGCCGCATGCTGGTGACGACGGACTACCGCTATCCGCAATGGCTGCTGTTCCTGACCCACAACATCACGATCCACACCGCCCACCACGTGGCGCCGGTGGTGCCGTTCTATAACCTGCAGAAGGCGCAGGCGGCATTGAAGGAAGCCTATCCAGGGATGATCCGGGAAAAGAACTTCAGCTTCGGCGACCTGTGGTGGGTCATCCGCAACTGCCACTTCTACGATCTCGATTCGGGCTACTACACGGATTCGGCGGAGCGGCGCGCGGTCGTCCCCCGCACCGCTTCCTCCGTGCCGAATACCTGA
- a CDS encoding acyl-CoA desaturase, which translates to MTTQTKTLPPKPASAAGPALRPGIAPLTGIGATIKQVTALAVMLIPLVGFVIAVQRALEGRMSTTDVVLFGVFYFLHMGGITMGFHRYLAHKTFNTSPFFEGLLLICGSMAAQGPIMFWVTTHRRHHTYSDQHGDPHTPNLHGPGVLGRLRGLWYAHMPWMLARDVSGWNFFAPDILANRKLFFYHRTYGLWILLGLALPAAIGGAIGGTWDAAWSGFLFGGLARVFLANQAAWCVGSICHMIGSKPFKTDDNSANNWTVAILTFGEGLQNNHHAFPGSFRHGVKWWEPDLSGWLLYGLGKLGVVWNLREPDQKTIEKMRKRALTQ; encoded by the coding sequence ATGACTACGCAAACCAAGACCTTACCGCCCAAGCCGGCCAGCGCCGCCGGCCCCGCCCTGCGACCGGGCATCGCGCCATTGACGGGCATCGGCGCCACCATCAAGCAGGTCACGGCGCTGGCCGTGATGCTGATTCCGCTGGTGGGATTCGTGATCGCGGTGCAGCGCGCGCTGGAAGGGCGCATGTCGACCACCGACGTGGTGCTGTTCGGCGTGTTCTATTTCCTGCACATGGGCGGCATCACGATGGGCTTCCATCGCTACCTGGCCCACAAGACGTTCAACACGTCGCCGTTCTTCGAAGGCCTGCTGCTGATCTGCGGGTCGATGGCCGCGCAGGGCCCGATCATGTTCTGGGTCACGACGCACCGCCGTCACCATACCTACAGCGACCAGCATGGCGATCCGCACACGCCGAACCTGCATGGTCCCGGCGTGCTGGGTCGCCTGCGCGGCCTGTGGTATGCGCACATGCCGTGGATGCTGGCGCGGGACGTCTCTGGCTGGAACTTCTTCGCGCCGGACATCCTGGCCAACCGCAAGCTGTTCTTCTACCACCGCACCTACGGCCTGTGGATCCTGCTCGGCCTGGCCTTGCCGGCCGCGATCGGCGGCGCCATCGGCGGCACGTGGGACGCGGCGTGGAGCGGCTTCCTGTTCGGCGGCCTGGCGCGTGTGTTCCTGGCCAACCAGGCGGCATGGTGCGTCGGCTCGATCTGCCACATGATCGGCAGCAAGCCGTTCAAGACGGACGACAACAGCGCCAACAACTGGACGGTCGCCATCCTGACGTTCGGCGAAGGCCTGCAGAACAACCACCACGCATTCCCGGGCTCGTTCCGCCACGGCGTGAAGTGGTGGGAGCCCGACCTGAGCGGCTGGCTGCTGTACGGCCTGGGCAAGCTTGGCGTCGTCTGGAACCTGCGCGAGCCGGACCAGAAGACGATCGAGAAGATGCGCAAGCGCGCGCTGACCCAATAA
- a CDS encoding fatty acid desaturase, giving the protein MTIEATLGTSAAFARHRLPAKFHRISHVTTLLYLAHALVFFLGPAIVAFAIVDVPMSTPVRIATAIGLGLIGGHGMHLLTFVGHEGMHTNLHRNKYVSAGIALVFASMVPLFMIVGFAMTHWKHHRFTGQEIDPDVQIYSQYRTFWSRFFVARSASVRVYTKNALGMAFGRDWPENTKLPFTPLEMRWIARINAALVLFFVTVYGFIWYHSTWLGFTVMLIPYATLYVLSSMRAYIEHTGTVPGRYVDSRSYTSPLYTLLFFGSNFHLEHHQYPAVPCYRLPELHRYLKSMRVLEGKNAQVEPTFFGALRYTTGRFQYPCVKMQPVADEFIERIADGRLDRDADPNTQGSDAKVAVANK; this is encoded by the coding sequence ATGACCATCGAAGCAACGCTGGGGACCAGCGCCGCATTCGCGCGGCACCGGCTTCCCGCCAAGTTCCACCGCATCAGCCACGTCACCACGCTGCTCTACCTCGCGCACGCCCTCGTGTTCTTCCTGGGGCCGGCGATCGTGGCGTTCGCCATTGTCGACGTGCCGATGTCGACGCCGGTGCGCATCGCGACCGCGATCGGCCTCGGGCTCATCGGCGGCCACGGCATGCACCTGCTGACCTTCGTGGGCCATGAAGGCATGCACACGAACCTGCATCGCAACAAGTACGTCAGCGCCGGCATCGCGCTGGTGTTTGCCTCGATGGTGCCGCTCTTCATGATCGTCGGCTTCGCGATGACGCACTGGAAGCACCACCGCTTCACCGGCCAGGAAATCGATCCGGACGTGCAGATCTATTCGCAGTACCGCACCTTCTGGTCGCGCTTCTTCGTGGCGCGCTCGGCCAGCGTGCGGGTGTACACCAAGAACGCGCTGGGCATGGCGTTCGGCCGCGACTGGCCGGAGAACACCAAGCTGCCGTTCACGCCGCTGGAGATGCGCTGGATCGCGCGCATCAATGCCGCGCTGGTGCTGTTCTTCGTTACCGTGTACGGCTTCATCTGGTACCACTCGACCTGGCTCGGCTTCACGGTCATGCTGATCCCTTACGCCACGTTGTATGTGCTCAGCAGCATGCGCGCCTACATCGAACACACGGGCACGGTGCCGGGCCGCTATGTCGACAGCCGCAGCTATACGTCGCCGCTGTACACGCTGCTCTTCTTCGGCAGCAACTTCCATCTCGAGCACCACCAGTATCCGGCCGTGCCGTGCTACCGGCTGCCCGAGCTGCACCGCTACCTGAAGTCGATGCGTGTGCTCGAGGGCAAGAACGCCCAGGTCGAACCGACGTTCTTCGGCGCGCTGCGCTACACGACGGGACGCTTCCAGTACCCCTGCGTGAAGATGCAGCCGGTGGCCGACGAGTTCATCGAACGGATCGCCGACGGCCGCCTCGACCGCGATGCGGACCCGAACACGCAGGGCAGCGACGCGAAGGTCGCCGTCGCCAACAAATAA
- a CDS encoding acyl-CoA desaturase → MTTTKTPTAAATGASMQAQKDGDSRARRLAYITVLTPAIGFVAAIWYSLHFGLKQQDMVLLGVMYFLTSFGVEGGLHRFFSHRSFKAGPVTTAIIGILGCMAAQGPILFWAATHRMHHVFTDQDGDPHSPRVLTPGWRGRLKALWHGHVGWLFTVKRSNWSSYVPDLFASRVVLFVNQHYLSWVFLGLAIPTAIGGALSGVEGAVGGLLWGGLARVFLLDQVTWAVNSIGHTFGKRPNQTRDTSGNIGWLALVSAGGGWHNNHHANPALAHNDYHFWQIDTTAWVIRTLGLLGLAWDIRQRQNTEPSAGPETINK, encoded by the coding sequence GTGACGACGACCAAAACCCCCACGGCGGCAGCGACCGGCGCCAGCATGCAGGCGCAGAAGGATGGCGACAGCCGCGCCCGCCGCCTGGCCTACATCACGGTGCTGACGCCCGCCATCGGCTTCGTGGCCGCGATCTGGTATTCGCTGCATTTCGGCCTGAAGCAGCAGGACATGGTGCTGCTCGGCGTCATGTACTTCCTGACGTCGTTCGGCGTCGAAGGAGGCTTGCACCGCTTCTTCTCGCACCGTTCGTTCAAGGCGGGACCGGTGACGACAGCCATCATCGGCATCCTTGGCTGCATGGCGGCGCAGGGGCCGATCCTGTTCTGGGCGGCCACGCACCGCATGCACCACGTGTTTACCGACCAGGACGGCGATCCGCACTCGCCACGCGTGCTGACCCCGGGCTGGCGCGGCCGCCTCAAAGCCTTGTGGCACGGCCACGTGGGCTGGCTGTTCACCGTCAAGCGCAGCAACTGGAGCAGCTACGTGCCGGACCTGTTTGCCAGCCGCGTGGTGTTGTTCGTCAACCAGCACTACCTGAGCTGGGTGTTCCTGGGCCTGGCGATCCCCACCGCGATCGGTGGCGCGCTGAGTGGCGTCGAAGGCGCCGTCGGCGGCCTGCTGTGGGGCGGCCTGGCCCGCGTCTTCCTGCTGGACCAGGTGACCTGGGCGGTCAATTCGATCGGCCACACGTTCGGCAAGCGGCCCAACCAGACGCGCGACACCAGCGGCAATATCGGCTGGCTGGCGCTGGTCTCGGCCGGCGGCGGCTGGCACAACAACCACCACGCCAATCCGGCGCTGGCGCACAACGACTACCACTTCTGGCAGATCGACACGACGGCCTGGGTGATCCGCACGCTGGGCCTGCTCGGCCTGGCCTGGGACATCCGCCAGCGCCAGAACACCGAACCGTCCGCGGGACCGGAAACCATCAATAAATAA
- a CDS encoding RNA polymerase factor sigma-54: MKQSLQLRTSQHLALTPQLQQSIRLLQLSTLELHQELEQLLTDNPLLERLDDPLDRSLRLLADGAIGQQSAPEAPAEGPPQQADAPAPAEAEPYDGEGGPEGDSDWSDVGRNKGPDDDDARPQLEASQHTLREHLMEQMRVTVQEPRDRALVELIIDALDENGYLEESLEEIHGRLPEELEVEMEELRTALALLQSFDPVGVGARSASECLALQIRKMPGVPLVTRRMALCIVEKHLAWFAQRDFNKLKKALDCDDEDLREAQAVIRQCNPHPGAAFASDVSDYVVPDVIVKKGRNGWVVTLNNDVMPRLRVNALYASLLKQGKGESQMSAQLQEAKWLIKNMRQRFDTILRVAQAIVERQKNFFSHGAVAMRPLVLREIADTLGLHESTISRVTTQKYMLTPHGMFELKYFFGSHVATEAGGEASSTAIRALIVQFTGAEDPKNPLSDSKIADMLGEQGMVIARRTVAKYREALKIPPVSLRKSL; encoded by the coding sequence ATGAAACAGTCTCTGCAACTGCGAACGTCGCAGCACCTCGCGCTGACCCCGCAGCTGCAGCAGTCGATCCGGCTGCTGCAGCTCTCCACGCTGGAGCTGCATCAGGAACTGGAACAGCTGCTGACCGATAACCCGCTGCTGGAACGCCTGGACGACCCGCTCGACCGTTCGCTGCGGCTGCTGGCCGATGGTGCCATCGGCCAGCAGAGCGCACCCGAGGCGCCTGCCGAGGGCCCGCCGCAGCAGGCCGACGCCCCCGCCCCGGCAGAAGCGGAACCGTACGACGGCGAAGGTGGCCCGGAAGGCGACAGCGACTGGAGCGACGTCGGTCGCAACAAGGGGCCGGACGACGACGACGCCCGCCCGCAGCTGGAGGCGAGCCAGCACACGCTGCGCGAACACCTGATGGAGCAGATGCGTGTGACGGTGCAGGAGCCGCGCGACCGCGCCCTGGTCGAGCTCATCATCGACGCGCTGGACGAGAACGGCTACCTGGAGGAAAGCCTGGAAGAGATCCACGGCCGCCTGCCGGAAGAGCTGGAAGTGGAAATGGAAGAGCTGCGCACGGCGTTGGCGCTGCTGCAGAGCTTCGACCCAGTCGGCGTGGGCGCGCGCAGTGCGTCCGAGTGCCTGGCGCTGCAGATCCGCAAGATGCCGGGCGTGCCGCTGGTGACGCGCCGGATGGCGCTGTGCATCGTCGAGAAGCACCTGGCCTGGTTCGCCCAGCGCGACTTCAACAAGCTGAAAAAGGCGCTCGACTGCGACGACGAGGACCTGCGCGAAGCGCAGGCCGTGATCCGCCAGTGCAATCCGCATCCGGGCGCCGCGTTCGCGTCCGACGTGTCAGACTATGTCGTACCGGATGTGATTGTGAAGAAGGGCCGCAATGGCTGGGTCGTCACGCTGAACAACGACGTGATGCCGCGCCTGCGGGTGAACGCGCTGTATGCCAGCCTGCTGAAGCAAGGCAAGGGCGAGTCGCAGATGAGCGCGCAACTGCAGGAAGCGAAGTGGCTGATCAAGAACATGCGCCAGCGCTTCGACACGATCCTTCGCGTCGCCCAGGCGATCGTCGAGCGCCAGAAGAACTTTTTCTCGCACGGCGCCGTGGCGATGAGACCCCTTGTGTTGCGTGAAATAGCTGATACACTGGGGCTACACGAGAGCACCATCTCTCGGGTGACAACTCAGAAATATATGCTGACCCCACATGGCATGTTTGAGTTGAAGTACTTTTTTGGCAGCCACGTCGCAACCGAAGCTGGGGGAGAAGCTTCCTCGACTGCGATCCGTGCGCTGATCGTGCAATTCACAGGAGCCGAAGACCCGAAGAACCCTTTATCCGACAGTAAGATTGCGGACATGCTGGGAGAACAGGGCATGGTGATTGCGCGACGAACTGTTGCCAAGTATCGTGAAGCCCTGAAAATCCCTCCCGTCAGCCTCCGCAAGTCCTTGTAG
- a CDS encoding aromatic ring-hydroxylating dioxygenase subunit alpha, whose translation MYIQDAWYAAALSGEIKREPFARSILNEKVVMYRTSTEQVVALEDRCAHRQVPLSRGRLVGDELQCWYHGLRYDCSGACVSIPSQNTIPINARVRAFPVVEKHGLVWLWPGDPAKADEATIPDHWVCAAPELAGKMSYCTINCNYLFGIDNILDISHAAFVHQKTLGSLDIVETPPEILIGENEVRVRRYMRREKTPPLYTRILQMEYIDRSQEVLYWPIGNTRVETRAHACGDEDGKVYHVYTTTIFTPATDTTSHVFVGMHRDFDVDNHMFTEFTAKEVFNTVMEDKDVAESLQANWSATAPMIDIQLDRPAYAARRILERMGATAAIRATV comes from the coding sequence ATGTACATCCAAGACGCATGGTACGCAGCAGCCCTGTCCGGTGAAATCAAGCGCGAGCCGTTTGCCCGGTCGATCCTGAACGAGAAAGTCGTCATGTACCGTACCTCGACGGAGCAGGTCGTGGCCCTGGAAGACCGCTGCGCGCACCGTCAGGTACCGCTGTCGCGCGGTCGCCTGGTGGGCGACGAACTGCAGTGCTGGTATCACGGCCTGCGCTACGACTGCTCGGGCGCGTGCGTGAGCATCCCCAGCCAGAACACGATCCCGATCAATGCGCGCGTGCGCGCTTTTCCGGTGGTCGAGAAGCATGGCCTGGTCTGGCTGTGGCCTGGCGATCCGGCCAAGGCGGACGAGGCAACGATCCCGGACCACTGGGTGTGCGCGGCGCCCGAGCTGGCGGGCAAGATGAGCTACTGCACCATCAACTGCAATTACCTGTTCGGGATCGACAACATCCTCGACATCTCGCATGCGGCCTTCGTGCACCAGAAGACGCTGGGCTCGCTCGACATCGTCGAAACGCCGCCGGAGATCCTGATCGGCGAGAACGAGGTGCGCGTGCGCCGCTACATGCGCCGCGAGAAAACGCCGCCGCTGTACACCCGCATCCTGCAGATGGAGTACATCGACCGCTCGCAGGAAGTGCTGTATTGGCCGATCGGCAACACGCGCGTGGAGACGCGCGCGCACGCCTGCGGCGACGAGGACGGCAAGGTATACCACGTCTATACGACGACGATCTTCACGCCGGCCACCGACACCACCAGCCATGTGTTCGTGGGCATGCACCGTGACTTCGACGTGGACAACCACATGTTCACGGAATTCACGGCCAAGGAAGTGTTCAACACCGTCATGGAAGACAAGGATGTCGCCGAGAGCCTGCAGGCGAACTGGAGCGCCACGGCGCCGATGATCGACATCCAGCTCGACCGGCCGGCCTATGCGGCGCGGCGCATCCTCGAGCGCATGGGCGCCACCGCGGCCATCCGCGCGACGGTCTGA